Genomic DNA from Nonomuraea rubra:
GACGCTCATCACTGCCCCCATGTGCTTCCTCCAGCGCTGGGACGTTCCCAGCACAGGCCACCGCTGCCGGTATCTCCAGCCGTATCGACCACGGATCCGCACAAAAATCATCGGCACGACCGAAATCGCGTCCACGCTATTGATGAGAAACGCCAACTCCGATGACGCTCACGTCAGCCCAGACTGGTGCAAACATGGCGAACCAGGCTGTCAGCTAGGCCCGCCGCCTGAAATGCACCAGATCTCCGCGCTGCGCTATCTCCCCCGCCCCCGCAGCCGGCTACGTAGCGAGAAACCGCTCACATACCTGACGCACTTCGCTGCTCGGACTCGCGTCGATCTCCGCCAAGCGCTCCTTCAACAGCCCGAACGAGCGCCGTACGGCTGACGTCCGGCCCAGTTCCCCCTGGATCGTCATCAGCTGACACCACAACAGCTCGCTGTACGGGTCGATGCGCTCCACCGCCAACCGCAACACATCCAACGCCCGATCCGGGTCGCCCCCGCGCACCAGTTCGGCCAGCCGCTCGGCCGCATCGACCGCCTGCCGCTGAGCAGCCTGCCGCAGCGGGAGGATCCACAGAGCATCCCGCCCAGCCAGCAACGGTCCCTGATACAGGGTCAGCATCTCCTGCAGTGCAGCAAGCCGATCCGGCTCCTCTCCCGTGCTGTTCGCCCGGATGAAGGCCCTCTCGAATCGCCAGTAGTCCACATCGAAGTAGGCGGAGGCCAAGTGGCGCCGCTGCCGCGTCTTCGCCACGAACTTCACGCTCGCCGCAAGACCGGACGCCTGCCGCATCACCTGGTTGAGTTGCCGAACCGCCGACTCCAACGAGCGAACACCCCGGTCATCATCGCCCGGCCACAAGGTGTCGATGATGCTCTCCGTCGGCAGCCCTTCCTGCGAGGTCGACAGCAAGGCGAACAGGTCGGACGCTACGGCACGGCCGAAGGAGACCTCCACTCCGTCATACGACAACCGCAGCCCTCCGAGCACCTCGGCTTTCCCCTTGCCTGGCTCCGCTACGAACCCCGCATCTACCAACTCCGCAGAACGAGAAGCTGATGTGGCGTCCTCCAGGTCAACGACACTCGGCTCACCGGCGTTTTCCTGGGTCATGCCCAGCCCAGACGCCGCGACGTCCGCTTCCTCGGGAGCGCCGGCCGTGGGACCAGCCATGCCAGCGTCCGTCACTGACGCCTGGACAGGGGCTGCAGCCGCCACATCACCGTCTGTCTCCTCAGCAGGGCGCCCGTCGGCAAGCACACCCGAAGAGGCGGCAATCACCGATCCCGTCCGACGACGCCAACGGAGGACCAGCACAGCGCCCAAGAGCATGACCATCAGCCCGAACAGCAGCGCAGCGCCAAGCTGCCCCTGCACACCGGACGAACCCGCCGCGCGCTGCCACGTCGCAGCCGCCTCACCACGGGGCGCCGCAGGCAAAGGAGAGGACGGAGAAGGCAGGGGCGAAAGCATCGGCGGCGAAGAGGGAGAGCCGAGTTCGTCACGACGACGTGGCGCCCGAACGTTGTGGTGGCGACCATGCCGACGATGGTCGTTCCTGGCGTTGCGCCACCGATCCGCGACGGGTTTCGATGGCCGCTCCGTCCGCGAATCCAGCTCACGCCAGCCGCGCGGTCCGCCTTCCTCTCGATCGGTACGTGCTACGGGCGTAGGGCTCGACGGCCGCTCTCTGGGGGTCGGTCGCTCTCTGGAAGTCGGGCGCTCTCGGAAGGTCGGGCGCTTCGGCGTCGAACGCACTTGTGGCCTCGGAGACGACGCCGTTCCCGCAGGTACACGCTGAGACTCTCCCAGCCGCTCACTGAGATTGGAAAGCCCGCGTCCCTCAGCCACATCCCGGTGTACCAATGCGCACAACTTCTCCATATCGAACATCTGGCGCGTTTCCTCTGGAACCGGCGGACAATACGGCTCAGCAGCGGCCAAAGCCGTACCCGACCCATCCAGCAATGCCGCCACCAAGGCGCCCGCGAAGGCAATTCGGCTAAAGCTACCGGAATTTCTCTTCCGGTCGTCGGGAAGGCATCCCTGAAGCACCAGGCTTCTCCAGAGGGTTGACACTCAGCCGATTTACCACCACGGCCTTCGTGGCACGCTCCGGAGAAGGAATAAAAATCACAAAAGTTGAGATCGTGCCGCGCTCTGTGGACGCAGACCTCCCCCCGCATGCCGAATCAGGGCGGCAGCACCGCGTCCCCTCCTCAGAAGCGGAAGACCGGACCCGTCTTGGCAGCGAGCGCACAGGCGTTGGGGTAAGTCTTCTGCCAGCCAATGGTCCGGTTCCGCCACAGGCCGTACATGGTCGCCGTGACAGGGTCGTATCTCTCGCTGCACCTGCGACGCGGGTCGCCGGGAAGACGGTCGAGGTTGCCACGCACGGCATCGATGACGACGCACACGACCTCACCGTACGGGTGTCCCTCTGTCATGCCAGGACACCGCAGGGTGACCATCTTCAGACTGCTGTTCCCATGCGCCGTGACGGTGAGAACGACCGCGTTCGGCCGGGCAGCTCCATGGGCCGGGATGGCAGCGAGAACCAGGCCAGCGCTAAGACCGGCGCCGGCGATCAGCAGGGGCAGGCGCATCGACGCTCCAGACACCTCGGCAACTTAAAGTAATTGCAATACTACAGTAAGCCACCACGCGTCGTCCGGTATCCAACCAGTAAGCCCAGTGATGCAAGAGCACTCTTCTTTAAGAGCACATCTCCACACATCCACGGCGTGGCCCGATGGGCGAAGCAGACATTCACACCATCCCCGATGGTCAGACGTGTTGCGTGACCCTTTACGGAAGCGGCTGCCTTCCAAATCCAATCGCAGCCGTCGATACACACAGAAGACAGGACCCTTTCATACGCGGTGCAGTTGCCGGAGTGAACCGGGTGCGACTCCAGAGTCATGAATCATCAAGCGAAGATCAAAGCCCGCAGAATAGCCGAAGCACCACAGGTACGCTTCACCGCAAGCATCAAAGGCATGGGGGAGCCAGGAATGCCCGAAAAGGGTGAACCACCGCGTGGACGCGTACGCGCCAGAACGCTGCTGCAGGCGGGCGGAGCCGCCGCCGTCATAGCCACCGCGGTAGCCATAGGCAGCGTAGGGGTAAGCAATCCCGGCAACCAGCACGTGTCGGGCCACGTCCACGGACGTGGTGTATGAATCGATCTTCGCGTGATCCTGTTTCTGCAGGTTAAGCGGTAAGTGTGTGCGGAAGTGGATTTGGGGTCGGTGTGTCGCCGGTGATCAGCCGGACGCGGGCTTTGGCGAGGATGTCCAGGCCCATGTAGCGGCGGGCTTCGGTCCATTCGTCGGTCTGTTCGGCCAGCACCGCGCCGACCAGCCGGATGATCGAGGGCCGGTCGGGGAAGATGCCCACCACGTCGGTGCGGCGGCGGATCTCTTTGTTCAACCGTTCCTGCGGATTGTTCGACCAGATCTGCCGCCAGGTCTCACGCGGGAAGGCAGCGAAGGCGAGCAGGTCCTCGCGGGCGGCGTCCAGATGTTCACATGCGGCCGGATACTTCGCCTCCAGGGCGTCGATGACCCAGGCGTGCTGGGCGCGAACTTGCTCGGCGGCAGGCTGGTCGAAGATGGTGCGCACCAGGGTGGCCACCCACGGCTGGGCCGACTTGGGCACGGTGGTGAGCAGATTGCGCAGGTAGTGGAGCCGTCAAGAAATAAGGCGTTGCTTTTCGATCTTGAACTCGTTGGCCTGGTATGGGCATACCGGACGAAGTCCGCGATCAGCTTTCCTTGCGGTTCAGGGTGCTGTTTCCGCATTTGAACGAGCGGCAGCGGCGTCTGGTGATGGGCCAGGAGGCTCGGCTGCTCGGACATGGTGGGGTGCGGGCGGTGGCGGCAGTGGCCAGAGTGTCCGAAACGACGGTCCGTGCCGGCGTGTTCGAGCTGGAGGCCGGTGAGGATCCGCTGCCGGATGGCCGTGTCCGTCGTCGTGGTGGCGGTCGCAAGACGGCTGAAGCTCAGGACCCGGATCTGGTGCTGGCACTGCTGGCGCTGGTGGAGCCGGATGAGCGCGGGGATCCGGCCTCGCCGCTGCGCTGGACTACCAGGTCGCTGCGTGATCTGGCCCAGGAACTGACCCGGCAGGGCCGTCCGGTCTCGGCTCCGACGGTGGGCCGGCTGTTGAAGGACCAAGGCTTCAGTTTGCAGGCCAATGCCAAGACGCTGGAAGGCAAGCAGCATCCGGACCGGGACGCGCAATTTCGTTACATCAACGAGCAGGTCAAGGCTCATCAGGCGGACGGTGAGCCGGTGATCAGCGTGGACACGAAGAAGAAGGAGTATCTGGGCGATCTGCCGAACCCCGGCCGACAATGGAGGCCCAAGGGCGACCCGGTCCGGGTTGAGGACCACAGCTTCTTCTTCACCGGTCCGCACGTGCCGCACGCGATCCCGTACGGAATCTACGACATGGCCCGCAACACGGGCTGGGTGAACGTCGGGATCGACCACGACACCTCGGCGTTCGCGGTGGAATCGATCCGGCGCTGGTGGCGCGGCCGCGGCAGCCTGGACTACCCGAACGCGAACCGGCTGCTCATCACGGCGGACTGCGGAGGCTCCAACAGCTATCGCTTCCGGTTATGGAAGGCCGAGCTGGCTGGCTTCGCCGCCGAGACCGGGCTGACGGTGACCGTCTGCCACTTCCCGCCGAGCACCAGCAAGTGGAACAAGATAGAGCACCGGCTGTTCTCGCACATCACCATGAACTGGCGCGGCAGGCCGCTGACCAGCCACGAGGTCGTGGTCAACAGCATCGCCGCGACCCGCACCCACACCGGGCTGACCGTCACGGCCGAACTGGACACCAACGCCTACCCGCTGGGCGTGTCGGTGTCGGCCGAGCGGATGAGCATGCTGCCCATCGTCCCGCATACCGAGCGCGGCGCCTGGAACTACACAATCAGCCCGGCAGACGGCCACCCGCCCCTGTCCCCATGCGATGACCAGGCGCGCATCCGGTCCGAAAGCCTGCATGCTCTGGCCGATCCCCGGCTGACTGGGATGAGCCGCCAGGAGCTGAACGAGCTGGCCGCATGCCTGGCTCCGGGTCAGGCGGCCCTGGCCGAGCAGCGCAACTTCGAAATCCGTGGTGGCCCACGCCGGCAGGCCAAGGCTAACCACGGACGCCCCCTGCTCACCGACGCCGACAAGACCCTGATCGCCATTGTCTATCTCCGCCAGATCTGCTCCCAGCGCGTCCTGTCGGAGATGCTCGAGATCAGCCAGCCGCCGATCGGTCAGGCGATCACCGAGACCGGCAAGCTCCTGGCCGCCCGCAAACTCACGATCAAGCCCACCGTGCTGCGCTTCACCAGCGCCGGTGCGCTGCGCGACTTCCTGGACAGCAACACCGTCCCGGCACGGCCGAACCGGCTGGCGCTGCTCGCCGATCCGGCACTGACCGGGATGAGCCGCCCGGAACTGGCCGCGCTGACCGAGCGCCTGTCGCTGCGGCAGGCCGCCGAGGCCGAGCAGCGCAAGCATCGCCAGCGCGGCGGTGACCGGCAGGCCAGCGCTCGTGGAGGCATCTTCCAGGAGAAGATCACCGACGCCGAGCGCGTCCTGGCGGTCATCCTTGGCATGCGCAAGGTCTGCACCTGGCAAGTCGTGGCCGAGCTGTTTCAGGTGAGCCGGCGAACCATCGGAAACGCGCAGATCTGGGTCCGCCCGCTGCTGGAGGAGACCGACTACACCGTCACCCGAGCCGCAACCCGCTACTCCAGCGCCGACGCGCTCCTGAACGCCCTCACACCACACGACGACAACCCAGCAGTCACAGAATCGACACCTTGATTTTTTACGGCTCCAGTGGGTGCGGCAGCGCTGCCAGCACGCGCCCGGCAGGGCGGCGCCGATCGCCTCGACCAGGCCGCGGTGCGCGTCGGAGATGACCAGCTGCACCCCGGACAGGCCGCGGGCGACCAGGCCGCGCAGGAACGCCAGCCAACCGGCGCCGTCCTCGGCCGAGGTGACCTCCAGGCCGAGCACCTCGCGCTGGCCGTTGGCGTTGACGCCGGTGGCCACCAGCGCGTGCACGTTGATCGTGCGGCCGCCCTCACGCACCTTCTGGGTCAAGGCGTCGATCCAGACGAAGGTGTACGGGCCGGCGTCCAGGGCGCGTGTGCGGAAGGCTTCGACCTGCTCATCCAGCACCTTGGCCATCTGCGAGACCTGGCTCTTGGAGATGTGCTTGATGCCGAGCTGCTCGACCAGCTTGTCCACCCGCCGGGTGGAGACGCCGAGCAGGTAGCTGGTGGCCACCACGCTGATCAGCGCCTGCTCGGCCCGCCGCCGTCGCTCCAGCAGCCAGTCCGGGTAGTACGAGCCCGAGCGCAGCTTCGGAATCGCCAGCTCGATCGTGCCCGCCCGGGTGTCCCACTCGCGCGCCCGGTAGCCGTTACGGGAGTTGGTCCGCTCGTCGCTGCGCTGCCCGTAGGCGGCCCCGCACAGGCTGTCGGCCTCGGCCGACATCAACGTCTCGGCCATGGTCTTCACCATGGATCGCAACAGATCCGGGTCACCGGTCTCGATCTGCTGCGCCAGCCACCGCTCAGGCGACACACTGTTGTCCGCGGTCATCGCCGTTCTCCTTCTTGGAATCGTTGCTACGAAGGATCACGCGATGACCGTTCTCATTTCACGACGCCACACCTGCTGACCAGGTCAAACTCGTACACCACTTCCGCGGACGCAACCACGTGTCGCTGCCTCAAGCCAAGGACGCCTCGCAACAGCCCGCCGACAATCATGTTGGCCCCGACTCTGCTCCGTCGCAGCGCACGGCGAGCATCTCAACGGCCTCCTTGACCGGCACCGCCGGTTCCTCACGCCGAAAGACCGGCGAGCGTGACAGCGGCAGCCGCGGTGCCAAGCACGTGGGCGCAGTCAAGAACCGTACACACGTCGATGAGCGACCTGCTCGCCGCGAACTCGTACGGCCGCGACGGCCGACCGACACCGCAGACGACCGTCACTCGTCTCGGCCGGCCCCTCGATCAAAGCGCGCACAGAACGGGCCTTCCTCGTACTCACGGGCGCCCCTCGGGGGCGATCAAGGCACATCACTACTCGGCATGAAGTGCGATGAGATGTTCCCACCCCACAAGTGGGAGTTCCTGGTGCGCAACGTCGCATGCCATCGCCTCTTGGGCTGATAAGCCCGTCAACACCTCTGCGCGGTACCTCACCAACAGCAATTCGCTCTGTACGGGTGGGATTCTGCGCCGGATGACGTGCCCCTCAACCCTGCTTGTACTGGCGCATGTGCCGGTCGTACTCGGCGTGAGGCTCCAGCCCCATCTCAGCGCGGCGCTCGTCAAGGTGCTCACGGTCCTCGATGGGGTGCGGGCCGAACCCGCCTTCGGCGGTCTGCAGGTACTGGGTGCCGTACACCTGAGGACGTCCTTCGCCCACCCGCACCCGGTCGACCAGGTACGCCAGGTGCCGCGCAGCCGCCTGCCCTCGGGCAACCGCATCGCGCAGCAGCGGCAGGCAGCGGCGCTGGAAGTCGCGATCGCGGTCGGCGTGCTGAGCCAGCAGCCAGGCCGCCTGGGCGGCGCGCTCGCCGACCAGGTCGTGGCCGGGCCAGCCGTGTTCGTCGATGACCCGCTTGAGGAACGCGGTGTTGCCGGTGTCCACCCGGTCCCACTCCTCCAGCAGCTCCGCCGACAACGGCTCCCCCACCGGAACACTCAGCCGGACGTGCTGATCACGCTCCATCCGCGCCAGCAGCTCATCGCGTAACTCGGGATCGAGCACGTCCGCTCCCCTCGAAACGTCTAGGCACCCTCACCTCGTGACATGTTCGAAGCGGGACCTTCGGCGTTTCCGGCCATGCGCCCGCCTCCGTAAGGCGTGCCCGTTCTGCTGCAGGGTGCACCTCAGCCGCTGGCCATGCCCTGATGGCTGCTCGCCCGGAGGCGGCGAACCTCTCGCAGGCTGACGACGCCAACAGCCCCCGCCACGACCACACCCCCGCACCCCGCCAGGACGGCCCGCACGCCCACCACGTCAGCCAGCGGCCCCGTCACCGCGTACGCGACGGGCACCAGTAGGCTGCCGACGGTGGCGTTGGCCGCCACGATCCGGCTGAGCTGTTCCTCCGGGATGGTCTCCTGCAGGAACGACGTCCAGACGATCAGGTTGAGTGTTCCCGCGGCGCCGGTGAGCGCTCCGGTCACGGCCAGGACCGGCAGCCAGGCGTCGGCCGCCATCCCGGCCAGAAGCAGCGCCTCTGGGATGGCGCCAGCGCACAGCACCAGCCCGACGCGGACGGGCGGGAACAGCAGCGAGGTGATCGAGCCGCACGCCAGCCCGACGCCGATCGCGGAGTTGACCAGGCCCCAGCCGGCCGCGCCGCCCAGGTGCTGGGTGGCGTAGATCGGGCCGAGCACGCTCATTCCTGCCGCCCAGCAGGACGAGGTCACCATGCTCAGGACGGTCAG
This window encodes:
- a CDS encoding AfsR/SARP family transcriptional regulator, translating into MQGQLGAALLFGLMVMLLGAVLVLRWRRRTGSVIAASSGVLADGRPAEETDGDVAAAAPVQASVTDAGMAGPTAGAPEEADVAASGLGMTQENAGEPSVVDLEDATSASRSAELVDAGFVAEPGKGKAEVLGGLRLSYDGVEVSFGRAVASDLFALLSTSQEGLPTESIIDTLWPGDDDRGVRSLESAVRQLNQVMRQASGLAASVKFVAKTRQRRHLASAYFDVDYWRFERAFIRANSTGEEPDRLAALQEMLTLYQGPLLAGRDALWILPLRQAAQRQAVDAAERLAELVRGGDPDRALDVLRLAVERIDPYSELLWCQLMTIQGELGRTSAVRRSFGLLKERLAEIDASPSSEVRQVCERFLAT
- a CDS encoding SSI family serine proteinase inhibitor — protein: MRLPLLIAGAGLSAGLVLAAIPAHGAARPNAVVLTVTAHGNSSLKMVTLRCPGMTEGHPYGEVVCVVIDAVRGNLDRLPGDPRRRCSERYDPVTATMYGLWRNRTIGWQKTYPNACALAAKTGPVFRF
- a CDS encoding ISAzo13 family transposase; translated protein: MGIPDEVRDQLSLRFRVLFPHLNERQRRLVMGQEARLLGHGGVRAVAAVARVSETTVRAGVFELEAGEDPLPDGRVRRRGGGRKTAEAQDPDLVLALLALVEPDERGDPASPLRWTTRSLRDLAQELTRQGRPVSAPTVGRLLKDQGFSLQANAKTLEGKQHPDRDAQFRYINEQVKAHQADGEPVISVDTKKKEYLGDLPNPGRQWRPKGDPVRVEDHSFFFTGPHVPHAIPYGIYDMARNTGWVNVGIDHDTSAFAVESIRRWWRGRGSLDYPNANRLLITADCGGSNSYRFRLWKAELAGFAAETGLTVTVCHFPPSTSKWNKIEHRLFSHITMNWRGRPLTSHEVVVNSIAATRTHTGLTVTAELDTNAYPLGVSVSAERMSMLPIVPHTERGAWNYTISPADGHPPLSPCDDQARIRSESLHALADPRLTGMSRQELNELAACLAPGQAALAEQRNFEIRGGPRRQAKANHGRPLLTDADKTLIAIVYLRQICSQRVLSEMLEISQPPIGQAITETGKLLAARKLTIKPTVLRFTSAGALRDFLDSNTVPARPNRLALLADPALTGMSRPELAALTERLSLRQAAEAEQRKHRQRGGDRQASARGGIFQEKITDAERVLAVILGMRKVCTWQVVAELFQVSRRTIGNAQIWVRPLLEETDYTVTRAATRYSSADALLNALTPHDDNPAVTESTP
- a CDS encoding DUF6624 domain-containing protein; translation: MLDPELRDELLARMERDQHVRLSVPVGEPLSAELLEEWDRVDTGNTAFLKRVIDEHGWPGHDLVGERAAQAAWLLAQHADRDRDFQRRCLPLLRDAVARGQAAARHLAYLVDRVRVGEGRPQVYGTQYLQTAEGGFGPHPIEDREHLDERRAEMGLEPHAEYDRHMRQYKQG